Part of the Falco rusticolus isolate bFalRus1 chromosome 2, bFalRus1.pri, whole genome shotgun sequence genome is shown below.
GCCACCCACAGAAGCCATCAGCAATATAACAAAATGCCCTTGGGGCAGCCTCGTTAGCAAAAGCTCTTGGAGCTTGTTAGCCCAAGCGTAGACAATTTGAAAGTGTAGGTGGACATTAAATCTAACCCAAAATAAGCAAGCAGCTCTGAGAGTCAGCAGATATATAATTAAGGTAGTATTTCAGTTCAATCTCTTCTAAGGTCTCTATTATTATACTATTCTGTACCTAGAAGACAGAAGGCTTTAATATAGAAAGGCATCAGGTCCTGAAATACCATTTTCCCTCCCTTTTGGCAATGGCACTGCTGTAGTAATGCAAACTTCTGATTTTTGTGGAAGAAGTCAGCAGTTTCACACTCTAGCACCActgtctttaattttctttcccaattaGCAGATAAAACTGTGCACTAAGCTCAGCCCCCGTAAAAGGCACAGCATTGCTGCTAAATGAAAGGGGGTTCTGGATTCAGTGGGTCCCAGGAGACGCTGGCTGTCACCAAGGCCTCTCTCAAGATGCCCGAGGTCCCAGCTCACGGCCTCGTGCTGGCCCCCCTGCCAGCACACTTCTGCGAAGGACCACACATCACCTTCAGCAGCACCCACATCACAGGTCATCTCCACACATCCAGGCTGTCAGACATCTACACACAACAGGCTAAGAGAAGGCACAACCAAGTGCTATAACCAATTGTTTAAGACCAGCTATTTAGATTTGATTTACACAAGCTTGTCAAAAACAGTGCACTTAAGGCCACTtcatatttcagattttgtaaaGAAGTCAgcagtttaagaaaataataacagGAGACCTCTGTTTCTACTGatgtctgtattttaaaactttgagTAAGATTTACTCAGGCTTCAGAATATAAAATGTCTTTCAGGATCTTAAGTGAAGCTGCAATAAGTtatggttggttttgttgttttttggttttttttaaagaaacttttaGTTTCTCAAAGTTTCTAGATAAACAGCTGTCTTGAAATACTACCCTTCTGGGGCTCAGCATGACCTTGATGAGTGTCTCCAGGGCTCTAAGTGGGAACACTGGCTGCAAGCATACTGTGTCAGTCTTGATGCCATCGCAGGAGTTAGTCATCCTCTGAGTCACTCTCCCCCCTGGCTGGGACACTTGCCCTGATTGAGGACATGAGCTGGTCCTGGATCTGCTTCCTGGGGTTCTCCTCCAGGTCTGTCTTGATGGCACCCGACTCTGAAATCTTCCACTCCAATTCTGTGCAGCACAAAACAAGAGAGCCATGAATGCAGGGGAGCAAACTGGAAAAAGCCCACCTTGCTTTCCCAGCCGACTTCTCTTATCACCCTgccaccgccaccaccaccaccagggCCTTGCTCtattcctccccctcctcttccacacccaggtcccagctgctgccctgtcTCCCAcacccagctccagctgagccCTCCCTTCACGGTCACTACTGCTGGCACAGGTTTCAGCACAGAGCTCAGAGGTTGGGGTACTGCTCTGCAGCCCACCTGTGGCATCCCCAGTGCCCTCCTACTCCTTTACAACCAATGCCAAAGAGGCAACGGATAGAGAGCAGCAGCTTTAGATGCCAACTCTCCTGGTGAAAATGAATTCTACCTCCTTCTAGCCATGTAAGGGCAGAAGACAGGTTTGCACATCTGTTCCCAGTGCAGGAATACTGCTCATGTATTACAGCTGTTTCTGTCATATACAGAGTTCATCACAGCCAGGAAAGGCAGGGATTAGACTTGTTGAGTGgcaaaaaaaattgcagcaatTCCATTTACACATCTGAATTATAGGTATTTTTCAGGGATGTACTCTGTAAACACAATTCACCCCTTTTCCAATACACTATTAGTTCCTTAGCAAGACAGTAAGAGAGACTCCACCATCAGTAGTAGGCCTATTGCTATATAAGCCCAAATTGGATTACTTCCCAGAAGTGGAACACATTCAGTTGAAACCTTTCTCCTAGTCCTGCTGGCAACCCTATCATTAAATCTTATTTCCTTCAGACATCACAGAGTAATGAATACAACTTCACGCTTTCTTTAATCttagggaagaaggaaggaagaaataaaagaaagtgtGGAATTTCAGTGCCCAGCTTTCTGTGATGACTGAATTAAGCTGGCTCAGTCACCTTTGGACCTGCCCAAAAATCAGTTACTTATACAGTAAAAATGGGAGAAAGCTCACTGTGGGTTCTGCTACCACTGCTCACTTCAGTGCATAATTAGGCATCTGCTGTAGTTAGTTAGCTGTTCTCAAATCAGCAGTCTCATTGGTgagcttttccccttctgacAGTTCAAGGCAGGGGAGTTTTCAACAGCACATGCTCAAGATATCCTATAAACTTCAGggttttagtaaaaaaaaaccaacaacaaaaccacaaaaaaattctttgcagCCTACCCCAGTATAGGCAGTGACATCATTCAGTAGGGACcttgaaatgctgtttaaatGTGTTTCAGTTCAGGTAAAGGTGCCCTCCCTTAAATCTTGAAAAAGCTTGAATGCATCTAGGCCAATATGCCTACTCAGAAACCTGATGGTTATTCTTTTAACCAAAGTAAAATCCACTAGGTTACATCTGAGTTGCATTTGCTTTCCGAGAAGAGCCTTTTCCACTGCTGACCTCTGTCTTCAGGCACTGCTGTAGGATACAATCCCTGATCAACTGTCTCCAAAATGAAGAGCCACAGCGCTCTCCAAGACCTGCATCACCACTCATCTCCTGAAGCATGTCATGCTGACAAGGCTGCCTCCAGGCTGCTGAGATGGGCAAGGAGAAATAGGTCTAGGGGAAACCACAACCTCCAGAAAAGGTAACAGCCTCTCCCCATGGAGCCCTGTGCCCTCTGAACCCCCGAGACAGAAGCTTAATGTGCTGGCATCTCCAGGAGATGGcaagagggaaaggaagcagCCCAGTTTGGGGCTAGCAGCTCCATTTGGACAAATGGACGGGTTCTCTTTAAAGGTTCATGAGGAACAGAGCCTGTGTGTCAGGAAGGCAAACCAGACAAATACAGGCTATCGgcttgaaaatgaaacaagaagCCCTACAGTGCAACAGGCAAGCACCAGCTATTAAGTAACTGGGGGGAAAGTCAGTCATGCAGGTACAAGAGCCCCAAAGAATGTACATGGGTAGTATTTACCCTTTAATACATTCAGGAAAGTTTGTTTCACCTGACACAAGGTGTAAATACTTGCACACACATTAGATAAATCTCTATACGTTGTCCTACTCAGCCACTCGCCACTTTCACACGACAGCCTTAATCACAGGCTGATGAACCataaggataaaaaaaaaaaaaaaacaaccaaaaaaacccaaaccttaaCCCCAATATGATTTTTAGTACCTCCCTTCTCCTAAGCCTCACTTCTCTCATTCCCAGcaaagcagttttgcttttcctttggaaaactgGAGACACAGACACTAACCATCCCTTGTCAGGTTCATGCCACCAAACACCAGAGGCCCAATGAACTGAGCTTTGATGTCTCCCTCCAGGTAGATGAATATCGTAGGCAGGTTCTTATCAGGATAGTTGGCAATGCAGGTGGTAGAGATAGCTTTGATGAATTTCACATCTCTGAACTTTCTTGCAAGCCCACTCATATGTTGATTTATTAAGGCACAGAGTGGAATTCTGTGAAGAACAGGAAtacacataaggaaaaaaagacaaatcagaCAGTAATCCGCTCCAGAAGAAACGTCAGAAATACCAGCTTGACAAGTAGCATTTATGGAAAGACAAATGTACCAGAAGCAACTTCTGAATACTGTTGTTGTCCAGTATTCCAGCATTCAAAGGAAATCAGCATCACTAGAGGTTTTGGTGCATGGCGAGTTTGTTTTAAGATACCAGCAATACAACCTTCCCCTCTATCATACAGAAAAATTGGTTTACAAAGACATGATATTTAGAAATTGTAGGAGCATGGGCAAAGCAGGAGTAAAAGCAGCTCCTGGAAGAAAGTATGCATGCAAATGATGATGAACACCTGTGAGGCAATTAgagacaggaaacaaaaatcaagtaTTTCTAACCCTTTCCAGAGAATTCCAGCAACTTATGAGGAACTGATGTCATCTCtctggacttgtgcaaagcatttgacactgtcccacatgacatccttgtctccAAATtggagacatggatttgacagacGGACTTCTTGAtagataaggaattggctggatggtcacactcaaagagttaCAGTCAATAGCTCAACatccaagtggagaccagtgacaagcAGCATTCTTCTGGGATCCAcactgttcaacatctttgtcacTTGCTTTGCTATGTTATGCATTCAGTTCTGAACAATTCAGTACTGAAACTTTTTCATaagcttgaaaaataatatgaaacatttatttttgagtattttgattttgatgAGTAGCATTCCTCAGGGATCCATACTGGGACCAGggctgttcaacatctttgtcagcaacatggacactgggattgAGGGCACCCTCAGCACGTTTGCCAACACCACCAAGCAGTGTGGTGCGGTCACCAATCTGGAGGAAAGGGAGGCCATCCAGAGGgacactgacaggcttgagaggtgggcccgtgtgaacctcatgaagttcaataaGGCCAagggcaaggtcctgcacatgggtcgggacaatcccaagcacaaacacaggctgggcagagaatggattgagagcagccctgaggaaaaaaaacttaggggtgttggtggatgagaaactcaacatggcccagcaacatgtgcttgcagcccagaaagccagctgtatTCAGGGTTGCAACAAAAGCCGCTcggccagcaggtcgaggggggtgattctgcctctctgctctgatctggtgagaccccacctgcagtgctgcatccacCTCTGGGGCCCCCAATGTAAGAAGGACCTGGACCTGTTGGACAaagtccagaggagagccatgAAGACAGTTagaaggctggagcacctcccctatgaagacaggctgagagagttggggttgctcagcctggagaagacaaagctccagggagaccttatagcagccttccagtacccagagggggcctacaggaaagctggagggggacattttacaagggcaggcagtgctaggacagggggaatggctttaagctgaaagagggtagatttagattagctataaaggaagaaattctacactctgagggtggtgaggcactggaacaggtttcccagagaagctgtggatgccccatccctggaagtgttcaaggccaggctggatagggctctgagcaacctggtctagtggaaggtgcccctgcccataACCAAGGGCTTtatgatttttaaggtcccttccaacccaaactgcTCTGTGATTATCTGACCTTTCTGACATGTTTTTCCATCACACTGACAAGACTGGAAACCTTGTTCACTCCATTTTTATGCCTTTAGGAACCAGGCTAAAGACACACAGTGATCCTTAAAATGCACAATACCGCACACTTTAACCAGAATAATTTCCAAAGCTTCGATATTCCAGTGGCAGCAGCTACCTCTGTGGCAGCTGTACGGTACCAGTCACACTGTGCTGTATAGATTTATAAGAAAGCCACTTCATGGTAACATGATTTTAGAGCTAAGTTCAGCAGTCTTGAGTCAACAGTGATGAAATTACTAatttaagtttttgtttcttagaaGTCCAGAATCAGTTCCTTAGTTTCCACAATAACTACACATTTGTCTAGAGTATTTTCAGCTATTGACAGCACAAGGCTTAAAggttaaaaacaaattcttacCCTTGTTTGTAGAGGTGCAGGACTACCCATattccttttccagcttttgtAACCTCTTGAACGTaatcttttcctgaaatctCCAAAACTTCCCCaaatttattcttcatttgagctgctttcatttctgctaaTCTTTGTTGCCTGaacagcaaggaagaagaaaaagaccttGTGAATAGATGCATTTTTGACAGAACAACAGTTAAAGGACCTGGCTGAAACCCAGAATTCAGAGGCACATTATAAACTTCTTCAAACCCCAGAGCAACAAAAGCACCCTGACGTAGTCAATAGATGCTTATTACAAGTTAAAACTGCCAACATGCAAGTAGTACAGCTACGTTTCATGACgacttctttttcctcatttctacCCTCAGCagccatttcttcttcagataCCACACTACAAAACTAAATGGCAAAAAAACAGGAGAGATGGTTAAGGGACTAGAAAACCAACACTGTAATGATGTAAATCCGCAGCACCTTAATCTCATTCATGCAAAAACTGAGAAATCTCGGAGGCAATTTTCAAAGCGCTCAGAATCCACAGCCATGCACTCAGCAGGTGCACATTACCTCTGCAAAACTAGGTTGTTGATAAAGGACACTGAATTTAAATGCAGTTATCCTACTGAAGACACTTAGAAGCTCTACAAGAGACCAGAAACACAACCCACTTTTTCTATTAGGCCTAACAACATCCTCCCTCTCTTCAACAATATCTAACAGtatccagaagaagaaaactcCAGTTTTCATTAAAGCAGAATTCTTCATGCTGCTCTGACCTGTACATTTCAATAGCTTTCTCATCCTCCTCATTAAATTCATCTTCAttctcttccagctcttccaGAGTCATGTCCTCGTACGTTTTCACTGGAATGGAAGAAACACCAAATCAGCAAAAACCTTACTCCAGGATTAAAACTCACCGGCTTTTATCAGTCCAATAATTGATTGATTTTAAGGACAGATTAACTGTGGGAAATAAGGGGCTTTCTTTAAGGTATTATTGCTACtggatttttagaaaatattatgCACTTTAGACATAGATGGAAAGACAATCCCTGAGCCAAAGGCTGTCTAGACTAGCACACGAGTACCTGCACTAGCTTTCAAGTTTGGTAGTTGCAGCAAAGACATACTTAACACACACGCAACACAGCAGGGATGCCTGAAGAACGGAGGAAGCATACAACAGGTAATGTCATGGGATACTTTTACTTGCACATACACGCAGCAAACTCCCATCGTActgttctttcttcagttttcaaacaTTTACTTCTATAAAAATTCAGAGCTGACATCAAGAGCAAAGCTCTTCTTGTGCTGGAAGAATCCATGTGTCCAGGAGCACATTTTTTTGATATTGTTAACAGATGACCACCCTATATGAGAAGCAGCTTTGGTATCCCTTACAAACTTGGAAAAGGACACATTGCCTTGCAGGCCTGTAAATGTTACTGCTTGCCATTTCTTTGGACAAGCATCCCCAGGAGCCACTCCAAGACttctcctgcttgctgctgtcCAAGTTGGCTGGTCACTCACCAAGAGACTTCTGGAGGATGGCAAGTTGTTCCTCTTCCTTTGCACGCTCCTGTTCCTCCAGGTTTTCCTTTGGAGGAAGGATACCTTTCTTGCGCAGGATGTCATTCCACTCCGTGTCTTTATTCGGGTCCTAGAACAGAAGAAATGGATGATGCATTCAAGGTGAACACTGCCACTTCCAGAATTTAACGCAGGCAAGTTTTTCCAGACACACTTGCTAGACTCCTAACTGTCCAGATGGCAGCAGAAAGTCACAGTGTGCATTCTCCTGATGCTTCTTCGCAGCTCAACCAGAACCCTGAAGAGTGACTTTATTTTACCCACTCACCACACATACAGGAGGTCTTGGTAGTGTACAGAAGTCTGAAGCATTGTAACCATCATTGCAGCTCTCACAAGGTGAGATGGAAGGGGAGGAAATCAGCTGGGTGACAGGGAAGCACGCTGGCCACAGCGCTCACACTCACGTACAGAGCCTCAGCAGAACAACAGGCCACCAGACCAGCAACCAGCGCATCGGGAAGTGCCGGTGAGAGGACACACTGGCAGCCTTGCAGACCTGACTCTGGATATATGGGAAGTCTGCTCAGTAGATTAAAATCAGCGTAGCTGCGTAAGTGCTTAGAGAGAAGCAAGCACTGTCCCTGCCTGACAAGCCCACTGCTAGGGAATCAAACCTAAACCTATGCCTAGGCACTTCCTGAAAGTTTAAGAGACTTTACCACGAAATAGTCACAATATTCCTGTGAAACAAGGCCAGCAGGTGCCCAGGTATTGTTGAGAAGCTCTAACTTTTGCCAAGTTAGACAgtaattctatttttatttaattgcatGAAATAGATGAAAGCTCAGCAGTAAGCACTTACGGGCTGATTTTGCTTCCTTGCTGTCTTGGCCTACATTAACTTTGAAAACTGGACACACCACCTACTGTTCTGCTATAGTTTATATATAGTTTACACTAGGGTCCGTGCAAGACCGTATCTCCTCTAGACCAAATCACTGTGCTTCTGCACTGccgggtggggggtggggtggtgtaATAAGGACAAGAAAAAAGTAGCGCTATCAATTGCACACcaggttgtttgttttggggtttttttttttaatcgtgTTTTGTGGTCGTTTTTCCCTCaacacagcatttcacagcacCTACTGTTGCTTATCAACACACTGACGAAGTGCCCGTAACACCCACCCGCCCATGTGCTTCCTACAGTAGTGAAATCAACACCgtatttgaaaaaataagcaacaaaGCGCCACAAAGCCAAGCCGCGGAGCTCCTCGGCAGGACCGCCACACGGCGGGCACCCCGCcccaggcagggggctgccaccgggctcccccgccccggccccgccggtgAGCGCGGCCCACGGCTGCGGCGGGGCCCGCCCGGCCCCAGCTCTccccgccggcggccccggcgccgTGACCGGCCCCAGCTCTCCCCCGGGCGGGCTCGCCCTGCCGCACCGCCGCACACGGGCCGGGGGCGCTGGGCCCCGCCGCTCACCTGCATCctgccggcggggccggggcccgatcggcggcggcgctgggcagggcagggccggtCCCGGCGTGCGCGGCGCGGCCGGAGGAGGCGGTGCTCCCCGGCGGGGCGGTGCAGCGCCGCTGCCGCTCCTTCCCGTACGGCCTAATAAGGCCGGTCCCGGCAGCGTGGCTCTGGGGGGAGGTGTCGCGTTTGGGGGCAGCGCAGCCGGGGCCATCCGGCTACGTGAGCTCACAGGTTTCAGCTCTTGCTGGGGGTTTCGTCTCTTTTCTTCACCGTTCTCCGTAGCTCCCGCTGC
Proteins encoded:
- the PDCL3 gene encoding phosducin-like protein 3; the encoded protein is MQDPNKDTEWNDILRKKGILPPKENLEEQERAKEEEQLAILQKSLVKTYEDMTLEELEENEDEFNEEDEKAIEMYRQQRLAEMKAAQMKNKFGEVLEISGKDYVQEVTKAGKGIWVVLHLYKQGIPLCALINQHMSGLARKFRDVKFIKAISTTCIANYPDKNLPTIFIYLEGDIKAQFIGPLVFGGMNLTRDELEWKISESGAIKTDLEENPRKQIQDQLMSSIRASVPARGESDSEDD